A DNA window from Oncorhynchus keta strain PuntledgeMale-10-30-2019 unplaced genomic scaffold, Oket_V2 Un_scaffold_9739_pilon_pilon, whole genome shotgun sequence contains the following coding sequences:
- the rln3a gene encoding relaxin-3a, translated as MAEDPFINQYQVTGEVTQHSRPQRDREKHLLQTAQSTIEESILSPPFLLTRSFTSWDMMWKPLVLAVCLLVAGVQGMERPVYGVKLCGREFIRAVIFTCGGSRWRRSLGSAGDFPQDPFSSHDEDSSEGWNSDSQVPEGPFQHVQEGGVFISRPARSLISEEILEALRMSDRKGRDVVVGLSNACCKWGCSKGDISSLC; from the exons ATGGCTGAGGACCCATTTATAAACCAATACCAGGTCACTGGGGAAGTCACACAACACTCacgaccacagagagacagagaaaaacacCTGCTCCAAACAGCCCAGTCTACCATTGAAGaatctattctctctcctccttttttgCTCACTCGTTCATTTACCTCCTGGGACATGATGTGGAAACCACTGGTAttagctgtgtgtctgttagtgGCTGGGGTGCAGGGGATGGAGCGCCCCGTGTATGGAGTGAAGCTATGTGGCCGGGAGTTCATCCGGGCGGTCATCTTCACCTGTGGAGGATCTCGCTGGAGACGGTCACTCGGGAGTGCAG GAGACTTCCCTCAGGACCCTTTCAGCTCCCATGACGAGGACTCGTCTGAAGGCTGGAACTCAGACTCCCAGGTCCCAGAGGGTCCCTTCCAGCATGTCCAGGAGGGTGGTGTGTTCATCAGCAGGCCAGCCCGCTCCCTCATCTCAGAGGAGATACTGGAGGCTCTCCGTATGTCAGACCGTAAGGGCCGTGATGTGGTGGTGGGCCTGTCCAACGCCTGCTGCAAGTGGGGCTGCAGCAAGGGAGACATCAGCTCCCTTTGCTGA